TGAACAATCGCTCTAATGGCTTTTACCGCTTATTAACATTTGGatgttttttcctcccttcacAAGTAGCATCAAACGCCCAGTACCTCGTTGACGACTTATGACGTTTGATTTATGCCTTTGGCTACGCGCGCTTGCCTAAAGCTATTTGCCCATCCATTAGCAACCTTCCCGGCCCGGATGTTGTTGGACCGATAAATGTTGCTACTTTGAATACTGTGTACTCGGTATACTTCCCACCACTGCTGACTGCCGTGCGCGTAAAGGagtggtgttgtgttttttgttgcaacgTTTCATCGTTATGCTTGTTTGTCTGTGTTCGTCCGAGTCCGTTGCATGATGGTGGTTAGTATATTATCAAAATACCCAGTAACGTACCGTCGTCTCTAAGCGTTGGACAGTTTACTTTCCAAACGCGCCGCGTTAGGAAGGCATATGGGTTCGGTTTTCAACGATCCTGTACGAACCTCAAGTGGTGGTCGGTGATGAAAATAGGCCAAGCGGGGTGACAAGCGAAGGCAAGTAGCGAAGGGTGGACAACGTTGAGCTGAAACGCCAGAGGTTGGAAATCGCTTTCAAGAtagcgtttgtttgtgtacaaCACCAGAACAACGCCGCACAACGGTTGAATGCTGATTGTTGGCACCAATTTCAAACGTTTCTGCAGTGCGAAACTGTACGGTAACACACCAATACACCATGCAATGGCAATGAAGATGTTTTtcggtatttgtttttttcaaactttaaGCGTTTGCCCGTTACAGTACGAAACATTTCATGTTGGCAATGTAtcaaattgtagtttttgaaaaaaaaaagtcttttTCACttagcaattaattaattttgtaaaatgttgtAACTACTCTTTTAGTACTCAGGATCTTAATTTCTTTATAATGACCTTTATTAGTACATATTAGTTTAGAACAAATGTTCTAAAATATTATGGTAACGTTTTAGCTCGGTTATCCGTGAAATTAAGTAACTGTTAATAGCCAACAATTTTAAGTTTATTGGctgaataatgaaataataaatgaaaaataaaacattaaatgaaataaatttatatcGCACTAATGTAACCATTACCACATTTGACTTGGTGTATTGCAAATTTGTGAGAATGTATGAGGTTGCTGCTCTCTTCTCTTCGATGACATTGAGGAAGATTGAAGATCGAGTAGGCTGTAAAGGCTTTATCAAAAGGCATAGGATTCAAACCAAATATCGAGCCAAGTGTTATGGGGTTAGCTTGACCCGATGAATCAACAATCCCTAAAGTTTTCATTGCGAATGAGCATTTAATTTACTACTATTATGGCAACTCTGTTCACTCACCTTCTCATTTTAACTATTCTGTCTTTTTCGTTGCGTAGAAGGTATATTTTAATTCCGCTTTTATTAACGATTTTGTACGTGTATACCTGTTATTCCTATGTTTGTTAATATGTTTAGAGCTATTCTTCATGACATTTCATTGTATTAAcgctttatttttaaacgtttCTATATGTATTTCCAGTTATCACCGCTCTGAAAATCACCAAAGTGCGCGTACCTTCGTCGTACAGCATATCGCGCGAGGAAGGCGAAAGTAAACCGCTCATACTCGGCTGTGATTACGACATCGACGACGATTCATCGAAGGGTTTCGTGCTGAAGTGGAAACACAACGATCTGCAATTTTACCAATGGATACCGTCTAGAAATCCGAtcgtgtttgtatgtgttgtATTCGAACGAACTGTGAATGGAACAGGGGTGTGTAAaattctctcttttttttgcagagtTCCTTCAAGGGACACATCGATCTAGACTACTCCGAATCGGACGATCGGCTCCACAAGCACAGTGTTATAAAGTTCATCAACCCAATGGCCAACTACACCGGCAACTACACGTGCCAGGTGTCGACGTTCGAAGAGCTGGTATCGAGCACCGCCCATCTGCAGATGATCGTACCCGAGACGGACTTTTCGTTGGGCTTCCAGCGGGAAACGAACGGAAGTACGGTGGTGTTTTGTAACGTGGGGGAAATATACCCGCTGCCTGATGTTGCTTTGCGGTGAGTTTTATCTATtcgaaatgaattgaaatttagtAATACTAGAACAAATTGCATATTAAAAGCTGGGATTTCTTTACTACAAGCAATACAAGCAATCGAAACGTAAAGCCTTCACAGCCGACATATTCAACTAGCTTTTCGTGTGGCGCCATCTATTGGCGAGTAGCGGCATTACGAAAATAAATTCCGCTGCTGCTTAGCAACTTattttctgttcgtttttaaaataacttaatttgattgttattttaaatgaGTAACACATGAGGTGGTTCaatattttaccaaaatttACATACTTAACTTACAATTCACGGTATCGGTCCACCTCAGAAAGACTGAATTTTTGCATTAAGTTTTTATCTTACTTTTACGACTCATACTGATGGTAATATTCATTCCGTTTCAGCATTGACGATCAAAGGGTGTCAGACGCGGTGGCTTTCGAGCAAGTACAGGAATACACGGGCTATTACAACGTTTCCGTACAGTACATCCTACCGGATCCGAACAAAGACTTGGAGCTACAGTGCGATGTGACGATACCGGCAACGGACTACACGCTACACAGCAGCATGCCTTATCAGGGTAAGTTGTCTTCGgacgaagaaacaaacaacatattGTGAAGCAATCATTAACGAAGCTACGATCAATAATAAACCAGCACATTggcatttaaaattgaaattttgtaatatgtgtatatattttttttgaatgtaTAATCTGggaaattttatcaaattggAACTCTTGTTCATTGCAGTACCATAAAGTAATATATTTTAGTacataaaaacatacaaaatatCTAAATTTTGTCTAATAATGAACACGTTGGATTGGATTGTATAGAGCCGAAGCGACCTGATTAATCTTTTGAAGAACATCATTTACTTGAATCTTTAGTGAAACCTCCTTGGAATCAAACGATTCATAGATCTCCAATACTTGCGAATCTTGGAAGCGACATGCAGAAGTTAGCTTCTTAACCAACTATTGTAATTTAAAACTATTAGATATCGCTAGAAGCAACACAACTTTAGCTTTATTATTGGTCCATGTAGTCGAAGCAACAGCAGTTTTTAAGTAATTTCTTATTTATGCAGCATGTTCAGAGTCGCTTGCGGATTCGTTTTTTCGGTATAAAGATTCGTTAAGCCTCATTAATCTGATTCAGAATCGCCAACTATTAGTTAAAACGTGTTAAACCTTGCGTCGATGCGAGTTGAGTTTCGAGACGATTCGAACGGCATTTAGTTTTataacacaacacaacttttCATACAATATTATTCTAAAAGATTTCGAATTTCACATACTGACAATCAACCTTCGCTTGGGCTTTTATCGGATTAAAATTACAGAGGCTCCCATCCCAGCTAAATGCCCAACAGGGAGTGTGTTGATTCGTCTACTTCTATTTGATGCATGCTTTTCTCCTGGTTTCTTCCTTCCCGCAGGTGCCGCCTTCCGAGTAACTGCCGCCACACTGCAGGTGTTCCTGTGCACCGCCATTACTGTGACACTTGCACGAATGCTGACCATGTTCTAGGGTCACCGGGTGTTCCAGGATGTGTGGAAGCAGATCGAATGCCTGTCCGTTCCGGGTTGGCGTACGCTTGGACGGAAGCAGTCTTAATCCTGGTCTTCCCACGGTTTTCTCCACGCGTGTGTCAATGTGCAGGTGGAGGAAGCACCCTCACATACGCCTGTAACGAAAGTAGCTACACACTACCACCACCGGTACCCATCATCCACCTTACTTTCCCATCCCCGTTCCCGTTCCCAACTTATACTTGCGCTCCATCTCATTCGGTGCCCGCTAAGGGTGGCGCCGATGGGTAGTGGTGTAGCGGGAGGACCTgttgtaaataattgtttgtttctgctttAGAATGCGCTTGTTTGTACACACACCAGTTCGGTCAGTGTCGTTTCGTCAAACGAAATACGTTGTGCCTTTCGGGAGCGGAGTTGTTTCACCGGACCACGGATCGGGCAACCAGGCCCGTGCATTCAACGAATGGATgtagaaatatatttaaaatatattttgtaaatgtttaaattattaaccCGCTGCGTGGAAAGTGTGAGagtctgtgttttgttttgtctctaTGAAGTGACTAGTGGAAAATTCGCAATAGCAACATTACACATTATGGAAACGATTCTATGCTTCATGTGATCATTCTGTTGCCACCGAGTCCAGTGGCAGTGCGCGTGTCCgtgattaatttaaatgtgttgttttagtCAAAGATGTACGAGACGATCATAATGATCCTTACGTTAACACACCGTTGCCGAATAAAATTAcgataatatttaaaaaccgAAGTTATTGGAgtatgtggttttttgtttaattaattgaattccCGGAGTCCTGGCATTATCATTGCATCCGAAAAATTGACAGACGAGCAGTTTCCTAGAGGAGCATTCTTGGCGTTGAGCCCACTTTCATGACCTTGGTGGCTTTCGCCATTGACCACCAATCTGCTCCATCAATTAGCTCAAGTAGATCGTGAAGTTCTGATTCCATATTACGTCAAAGATTAATACAACTTATGCTCGTTGAACAACTCTAGCTCTTAATTGGGCTGTGATACGATCGAAGGCTTCCAACCAGCAAGCATTTCTTCGTGGACGTATTGATCCTTATTCTCCCTAATCATTAGGGGTTACGATTGAATCACAATTGGGAAATGAAGTCTTCAAGGGATTATCATAGAACAACACACTCGATAATCCATTAGCTTTAGTAGACGGCGAGTTTTGGACTTCTTTCTTCATTGACTAAGCCAATCATCTCTTGACTAATGCTAGCAGTCGTTAGGGTACTTTCTATTGTTTGAGACGGCACCAATGCGTCTTAAAAGCATAAATGAGCATAAATGTGAAAATCGAGAACCATTTTTGATATTCGATGTGTAACAATAGCAGGAAAAGGTAAAGTTCGCCAACTTTTTGAAGGAcctaaaacaagaaaaacaggaaaattatttcattaattcaCTTCTGACAAATATCTTTAGTTATGAAACCTATTTGATGCAGCTATTTGTGACATTAAATTtgtacaaaaagaaacaccagaAGTAACACAACCCTCCTAATGAAACATACTTAAattcatttattgtttgttgaaatAGCTTTGCAATCACTGCGCAAGTAGTTTTCAATACCGAGCAAGGGTAATCGTTTACAGCATTATTATGTGTACGAGTGTATTGTttaatcttgtttttttttttctagtacACAAACTACCAATATCGTATTAGGAGGAAAGGTTAAAAGTTAGACCAATTGTACATATGAAGCACACCCTTCCTCCCTTTTCTGCATACCTTGTTCCTTGTcctttaaattatttcctaACAATGCGCGAAACGGGAATCAATGTGTGCAacggaacaaataaaaaggcaCTAAAATTATGTATCCATGTCCAGAAGTAAGTAGAGTAAACGTAACGTAACAAATTGTTGGAATAATATTGACAACTAACGAGGATAGCCACCACTTCATATATTGGCACgatagtttctttttttttcgataaatatgggaagcgaaaaagagagagagagatggagagatAGGGAGgggtttcccctttttttacaTCACCTTACGTTTTGGGAACCTATCAATGGGTTTGTAGGAAAGGGAAATAGATCGACAAGGGGCAGAGGATTACGATCCTAgtcatgcattttttgttttatgatttaatgTTCAAgtcaaaacatttgcaacgCCTAGCTCAATATCGAACCGGTGCCCAACAGCCTGTCGTTTCGTCCCGCCGGAAGTAGTGTGGATTGTTGTTGCGAAACACGGTAACTGCCGGAAATTGATTGTCCTGTATGTATCTAAGTGTGGCACGAACCTGagtcgaaaggaaaaaaaaacatattgtaCTATTCATCTGTTTTTCAATTCTACTGCCGAAGCTGCTACTACTCACTTGCATGGCAAAGTGGGGCGGTTCTACATCCGGACTGGTGGAGAGATGCTTTAGTATAAACTCATCACTTTGCGCCAACCAAAGATCAACGCCTCGCAGCGGATCGTAATTGAATGGTCCGATCCGTAACATGCCTACTGCCGCATCGTATATGTCCAGCACCTGCAATAATAGGCACCATTATGGTACTGAGCTGTTGTAAGCAAACCGGCGGTCTATACCATACCTGATGGCTACCAGTAAAATGGCGCGCCATTCGTAGCGGCAGATCCGGACCCTTGTCCGGGAAGGTGGCGGGAAAGATTTCGCCCGTCTTAATGTTCACGCCGACACCGTATATGATCGGCCAGTTCACGTCATCGCGCACGATTGTGTTCAGCTCGCCGACGCACGACTGTGTCAGGTCAATCTCCAGTGGATGCTTGTGGAATGATTCTGAAAGGCGTAAGATAAGAAATTAGTTGACATTGGAAAGATTAAGACTAAGACAACTTATAGATATGTGGTTTTAGATTTTAGAAGAATAaaatggaaggacaatggTATGTCTGGAAGGACAATGTTGGAGACACTACAaggacgagctctatgagctctACGGAGAAACTTAATTAGCGGATTAGACTAGACCAGGCTCCGATGGGttgatcacgtcatgagaatgacactagacgacccagcccgtcaAGTCCTTTTAGCTAGtctacatggacagaggaggtgtgGTTGGCCCAAATGAAGGTGGAGTCCCGGCAGAAAGGCCGGCATTATGGATTGTCTGAAGACGGAGCTCGACCGTGAGTGGTtcagaggactcctgcagcaggccaagaccgcgaggCGATTGTAGCGTAGCACCGGACAAGTAGAATACTCCAAATAGAGTTCATTTCTTTAAACATGACATTAGGAACATGCTTTCTTGAGGATgaggatttaattttttgataATATTCCTTGATGAACTTATCATGGAATATTTCTATATTGAATAATACGAGGACAGTACAACTCTTGCTAACATCACATCAAAAGAAGCATCCTGGAGAAATCGACTGTCTATCACAAATTGATGATCCTTATGCAAATCGGCATACTTGGATCAGTATTGAGCGTTACTTCGCAGATATTCGGAGTTGGTTCGAGTGGGAGTACTTTGGAGTAGTtcaacccggaacaaattggaaaaattCGTAGAATTTGGTGGTAATTAAATAACACGGAATCACCGGAGTGTATTGGCTGCCTGTAGAATTTCTTCGGAGTTGAATTCGTAGGCCGAAACTACGGGCGAACCGAAGTAAACTTCAGAATAATCTGGAGATTCGGATTTGAGTTCGGATTTTTTCTGCAGTTTAATCCGGTTTTTCGGCTTCGGAGTCGGAATGGTTTCATATATTCACTCCGGAGTTCCCATCACTAGTTCGTACCTTGGTAGTCGTACTGAATGTTTGAGTTCTTGACAGATATGTGCGGTCAATAATTGATAAGTATTCAAAGTATAGCAAATATTTAGTTTTTGTAAAGGATTTTCAAGCAAAATCAGTAATGCCAAGTCAAGAATTCGAAGGAATGTAGTGTCACAAGAGACTTCAAGAAGCTTGAtagttttgttatgttaaaaATTACTGTCTTTACTAACAGTGCATCTATTTCAGAACCTTAAACCATTGTAAATAGACATTCCCTAAGTGTAATGCAAGTAAGAACTCTTGTTATTTTCACTTTTGTCGCTCAAGTTTCACGTTCCACAGcacaaaaaaccatttttttatagcaTCTTCTCAACGGAAAGATCAGTTCATCTCCCCCTCCCAAACATCAACTGGAAGACGCGCTCTTCAGCGAACGGTGCTTGATTGGTGTCAAttttttgatttaattattttctaattGACCTTTTGCCGTCAACTGTGCTGACCGAACTGGCCACCGTTAGCAGCTAAAAGGCCCCCCCGCTGGTAGTGGTAGTGGTTTGCATTTGATTGAATTAAGTGGCCATTAGAATGAGGAGCGTAAGTGCTATCTTCGAAAAAGGGTGATGCGTGGCCGGCGGACTGTTCATTCATATTGGATTGGAAGGAAAAGgcgcaagaaaacaaaaacgaaacttaTTGTTTTTTCTCATACGCTTCAAGTACTTGAACGAACCTAAAGTACGTTACATTCATTCTTCCAATTCGATCTCTCTTACACTCGGCCTGATGTCAATTAAACACATTATTCTTCATTCAATTAAAGCCTCAGGAGACTCGTGACTAATGCGAGGAAAAAGGCAAAGTGCCGTGTAATGAACGTAATGGCAGTTTGGAGTGGGATCGTGGAGTCGCGCAGAACAACGCACCCAACCAGTTCGTGGGTGATTAACACTTCTTAAGAACCATAATCTCCTCTTCGCTCTCCACCGGCACGATGACTGTACGCGTACCCTTATGGTTTTGTGATGTCGTTGTCACAATTAGCCTCCCGGtactggtttcttttttttttttgttggtgtccTAGAATCCCATCACCAGCATACATGCATGCTGACCGGCATGCATAAATGGCCGTGGAAGGCATCTTGTGCGGTGGCATCCTCGCCGTGGGTGATATATCCCACCCATCGGCTCGAGCGGTCCCATATTCCGGCGGTCAATTATAATTTACGAGATGTTACAATCActataattaaatttcttaCACCACCACCCGGGCGGACGTTACGATCGTGTGTAAAGATCCGTCGAGATGAATGATGAATGAGTATCGAGAATCATACAGCCCTCGAGGGGGGGTTGCTTGATTCGTGCAATAAATATCGTGTCGGTGGACTTAATAGCGTATTAAGTCGCATGTAAACTTGGGTGATTAGCGAATGCATTACGTACGGCATTTGTCCGACAGTGGACACCTCCGGATAGATAATATTgcaagcaaattaaattgaaaaatcatattaaaaataagaatttataattaaattataattatgccataataaaaaaagacgaTGGAAGTGTGTAAAATACGAACCATGTGTGCCTTGGTATATAACAATTTATAGTAAACTTTGCATAAGTCTTCCATTGCCATTGTAATCTCTTCCTCTCTTGACAAATTTATATAAGTTACACTTGTTCCTAAAcctataaaaattaattcttaCTTTTAATTGAGtatgtttgatattttaataGCCCATGAAGGAAAAAGACTTTGATccgtaaaacaattttttatgtttaaagaCGTAAATTTCTGTTCTTGTtcaaaccaccaaaaaaaaaacggtttctTCATCAAAATATTACATAATACGAGCAgaaaagatacataaagaTATCAAAACTGTCTATATTTCATCTAAAATACTACTATcttacaaaatatttcaatgaatcCAGTCAACTGTACTGTATTTATATTACTgtatttaaattacattttaccTTTAATGATTCtattgaaaaaggaaaaaaaataatttaatcaaatacaGAACAGTATTATGAAACATTGTGATTAAAATGAATGAGGGATTACTTTAGCAGAAGGCATCCAATTTTCCACAACATAAGGTCACTATGCTCggttttccattattttgaggtaGCTTTATTTTCAGGGAAAAAAGCGCCCAATTATTCAAGCAAATCCTCCAATATCTCGTACGAGCAATTCGATAAGGTTGTTTATCAAACGCCACCTCGGGGAGAATTGGAAACCGGAACGAGTATGTGGGGACATTGCACGATTTGTCTAGCCCTTTAATGGTGGTAAGGAAAAATGGTCAGTGCTCTCGGCATCTAATATGGGATGGTACGTTTGGCCAGTATTCACACACAGTCGCCCATCACTGGTGCTGCTTATATGTTTATAAGGCAAGGATGCAGTGCACCACACCCGGGACAGCATCACCCAGAGAACAGGTGGGGGAAAATAGAAATACTAATGGTGTTACCTAATCTTTTTCTATCATCAATTTTAGAAAGCTGTTCGCTTCCCATAGGGATTTATCGGTCGATGTGACGATATATGCAAGCCCCGGAGGGGGTTTCGGGAGAATATTCGAAACGGTTTAGGATTTTGTGCTTAAACCATACTTCAGTGCGATCGTCTACCGATGTGGCATCCATATACCGTCATTAAATTTTGACTAAGCTTTATTGGTGAGTGACTTTCCTCCGTCAGTAGGTGTAGGAGAGTCTTTGTTTGGAATCATTACATGTGCATTGTACATACAGTCATGTTCTAAGTCCTCTTCCTAAATGGCAACGTAAATCGTATcgataattgaaaataataacgtAAAGT
This region of Anopheles marshallii chromosome 2, idAnoMarsDA_429_01, whole genome shotgun sequence genomic DNA includes:
- the LOC128719619 gene encoding protein N-terminal asparagine amidohydrolase; this encodes MVLVLNGVIQDERPINTHALFLEHPVYRETATQLLSIPTKTVGAPGLLYVCQREMAAVAPHDRNVNIIGSDDATTCIIVVVRHSGSGAIALAHLDGNGTDEAVSAMVARVQELAFGYPEGRIELQLIGGFSDPQGYAEDLFSNIMQSFHKHPLEIDLTQSCVGELNTIVRDDVNWPIIYGVGVNIKTGEIFPATFPDKGPDLPLRMARHFTGSHQVLDIYDAAVGMLRIGPFNYDPLRGVDLWLAQSDEFILKHLSTSPDVEPPHFAMQVRATLRYIQDNQFPAVTVFRNNNPHYFRRDETTGCWAPVRY
- the LOC128708913 gene encoding uncharacterized protein LOC128708913 encodes the protein MDKQRGLIFKTGLILLFLLQVITALKITKVRVPSSYSISREEGESKPLILGCDYDIDDDSSKGFVLKWKHNDLQFYQWIPSRNPIVFSSFKGHIDLDYSESDDRLHKHSVIKFINPMANYTGNYTCQVSTFEELVSSTAHLQMIVPETDFSLGFQRETNGSTVVFCNVGEIYPLPDVALRIDDQRVSDAVAFEQVQEYTGYYNVSVQYILPDPNKDLELQCDVTIPATDYTLHSSMPYQGAAFRVTAATLQVFLCTAITVTLARMLTMF